Proteins co-encoded in one Pleurodeles waltl isolate 20211129_DDA chromosome 2_2, aPleWal1.hap1.20221129, whole genome shotgun sequence genomic window:
- the LOC138277825 gene encoding SCAN domain-containing protein 3-like — translation MSMKQTSLESFLGKKKRPSEQTEEEPSTSKKHATFNRQYHESYLKYGFIGTGDSHAPKPLCIVCGEKLSNEAMKPSKLLRHLTAKHPGIKDKPLEYFERKKREHEAQKIFMRATTSIKENALRASYLVANRIAKAKKPFTIGEELILPSTKDICRELLREAAVEKIAHVPLSASTVTRRIEEIAKDIEAQLLERINTSPWYALQVDKSTDIDNKALLLVYVRYLYQEDVHEDLLCALSLPTNTTGAELFKSLDGYISEKLKWSFCVSIFTDGAAAMTGRLSGLTARIKEVAPESESTHCLIHREMLASRKMSPEFNSVLMDVVKVINHIKAHPLNSRLFEQLCEEMDAEYRCLHFYTEIRWLSRGKSLTRVFELREPLQRFLSEKKSPLAAHFSDKVWVAKLAYLCDIFSLLNELNLGLQGKMTTVFKLSDKVAAFKAKLELYGRRVNRGILDMFQTLAGIVGETELEHSFCQLVHDHLPLLLKEFERYFPTTKDPRTGKEWIRDPFANKSGESSMSMQEEEQLLEIANDGGLKTTFETTTLPVFWIKVMAEYPEIATTALKSLLPFPTTYLCEAGFSAVTATKTKQRNKLDISNTLRVSLSPITPRWNRLVAKKQAQGSH, via the coding sequence ATGAGTATGAAACAGACATCGTTAGAAAGTTTCCTTGGGAAGAAAAAAAGGCCCAGTGAACAGACAGAAGAAGAGCCTTCAACATCAAAGAAACATGCAACTTTTAACAGACAATACCATGAGTCCTATTTGAAATATGGATTTATTGGGACAGGTGATTCCCACGCACCAAAACCGCTCTGCATAGTTTGCGGTGAGAAGCTCTCTAATGAGGCAATGAAACCTTCAAAACTGCTTCGCCACTTGACCGCCAAGCACCCTGGCATAAAAGACAAGCCCCTGgagtattttgaaagaaaaaaacggGAGCACGAAGCACAGAAGATATTTATGAGGGCCACCACATCAATAAAGGAGAATGCACTGAGAGCATCATATTTGGTGGCTAACCGCATTGCTAAGGCTAAAAAGCCATTTACTATTGGTGAAGAATTGATCTTGCCCTCCACTAAAGACATTTGCCGTGAACTTCTAAGAGAGGCTGCTGTGGAAAAGATAGCACATGTGCCTTTGTCAGCTAGCACTGTGACTAGGCGCATTGAGGAAATAGCCAAAGACATTGAGGCACAATTGTTGGAGAGGATTAATACATCACCGTGGTATGCACTCCAGGTTGACAAATCTACAGATATCGACAACAAGGCACTACTACTTGTTTATGTGCGATATCTATATCAGGAGGATGTGCATGAGGATTTGTTATGTGCACTATCTTTGCCAACCAACACCACAGGAGCAGAACTGTTCAAGTCACTGGATGGTTATATATCAGAAAAACTGAAATGGTCCTTTTGTGTCAGCATATTCACAGACGGAGCTGCTGCCATGACCGGACGACTGTCTGGTTTAACTGCTCGGATTAAGGAGGTTGCACCTGAGAGTGAATCTACGCATTGTCTCATTCACAGGGAAATGCTGGCAAGCCGAAAAATGTCACCGGAATTTAACAGCGTATTGATGGATGTCGTTAAAGTTATTAACCACATCAAAGCACACCCACTCAACTCGCGCCTGTTTGAGCAGCTTTGTGAGGAGATGGACGCAGAGTACAGATGCCTTCACTTCTACACAGAAATAAGATGGTTATCCAGAGGAAAATCGCTAACCAGAGTATTTGAATTACGAGAGCCATTGCAAAGATTTCTCTCAGAAAAGAAGTCACCGCTGgcagcacatttcagtgacaaggtATGGGTCGCAAAACTGGCTTACCTGTGTGACATATTCAGCCTGCTCAATGAACTCAATCTGGGCCTTCAGGGGAAAATGACAACTGTTTTCAAGTTGTCAGACAAAGTAGCTGCATTTAAAGCCAAACTGGAGTTGTATGGACGGCGCGTGAACAGAGGCATTTTGGACATGTTTCAGACATTAGCAGGGATTGTAGGCGAGACTGAGCTTGAACATTCATTCTGCCAGTTGGTGCACGATCACCTGCCTTTGCTTTTAAAAGAGTTTGAGCGCTACTTCCCAACCACAAAAGACCCACGAACTGGTAAGGAATGGATCCGCGACCCATTTGCCAACAAATCAGGCGAATCTAGCATGTCTATGCAAGAAGAAGAACAACTGCTGGAGATTGCAAATGACGGTGGCCTTAAAACTACGTTCGAGACAACAACTCTGCCGGTGTTCTGGATTAAAGTCATGGCGGAATACCCTGAAATTGCCACCACAGCACTTAAATCGCTATTGCCATTTCCGACAACCTATCTGTGTGAAGCGGGGTTTTCTGCAGTGACagcaaccaaaacaaaacaacGGAATAAACTGGACATAAGCAACACACTTCGGGTGTCATTGTCTCCTATTACCCCCAGATGGAACCGTCTCGTTGCAAAGAAACAAGCTCAGGGTTCTCATTGA